One part of the Bacillus sp. FJAT-45350 genome encodes these proteins:
- a CDS encoding YjcZ family sporulation protein: protein MTFYGAPQQFHGYQGYTGFQGYPTYSGKGSSFTLIVVLFILLIVVGSAYGK from the coding sequence ATGACATTCTATGGAGCACCACAACAATTTCACGGGTATCAAGGGTACACTGGTTTTCAAGGTTATCCAACTTACTCAGGAAAGGGAAGTAGCTTTACTTTAATTGTTGTACTATTCATCCTACTAATCGTAGTAGGCTCTGCATATGGTAAATAA
- the lpdA gene encoding dihydrolipoyl dehydrogenase translates to MVVGDIVQERDLVIIGGGPGGYNAAIRAAQLGLQVTLVEKADMGGVCLNKGCIPSKVHTHAAKQLSTLSKLEDIGISTKESSFDFGKLSSYKEKVVTNLRKGVESLCQANKIEILKGAASFISEVRIGVEEGHNFDIIQFKHAIIATGATPVAEGPLDVSHERILLSHEIYSLSEVPEHLVVYGSDYLSLEVASSYHYLGAKVTIVLDDAKDDFNFDDSINRELKRLLKKSKIKVLRGHTIETISGSDTGVEFVCKKGEDAETVSGTHAFLSTKNQPNISSLGLDRIGVDVSEAGYVVTDVTMKTSKDNIFAIGDTTEGESLAIKAIKQGKVAAETIAGEASEVDLTFLPIVVHTVPPIATVGLTEKEAKEAGYEVKTGQFALGGNGYAMITGEKDGFVKVIKDSKTDMLLGFHAIGAGAVEMISTGTVALEMVGRDEDLTFPLYPHPSFNEAFLEAVEGLSDQAIHSPPAKK, encoded by the coding sequence ATGGTTGTAGGTGATATCGTACAAGAGCGCGACTTGGTCATTATCGGTGGTGGGCCGGGTGGTTACAATGCGGCGATCCGTGCAGCTCAATTAGGTTTGCAAGTAACACTTGTAGAGAAAGCTGATATGGGTGGAGTTTGTCTAAACAAAGGTTGTATTCCATCAAAAGTTCACACTCATGCGGCAAAACAACTTTCAACATTATCGAAGCTTGAGGATATTGGAATTTCAACTAAAGAATCATCTTTTGATTTCGGTAAGCTTTCTTCATACAAAGAGAAAGTAGTTACAAACTTACGTAAAGGTGTAGAATCTTTATGCCAAGCAAATAAAATTGAAATTTTAAAGGGAGCAGCTTCTTTTATCTCTGAAGTGCGTATTGGAGTAGAAGAAGGTCATAACTTTGATATTATTCAATTTAAGCATGCGATTATCGCAACAGGTGCGACTCCAGTTGCTGAGGGTCCTTTAGATGTATCTCATGAGCGTATTCTTTTATCTCATGAAATTTACAGCTTATCAGAAGTACCGGAACACTTAGTTGTCTATGGAAGTGACTATCTTTCATTAGAAGTAGCATCTAGCTATCATTATCTTGGAGCGAAAGTAACAATCGTTCTTGATGATGCGAAAGATGACTTTAACTTTGATGACTCAATTAACAGAGAGTTAAAGCGTCTGTTAAAGAAATCAAAAATTAAAGTTCTTAGAGGCCATACAATTGAGACGATTTCTGGTAGTGATACTGGAGTTGAGTTTGTTTGTAAAAAAGGTGAGGATGCTGAAACTGTTTCAGGAACGCACGCTTTCCTTTCAACAAAAAATCAACCAAATATCTCTTCATTAGGATTAGACCGCATTGGTGTAGATGTATCTGAAGCTGGATATGTTGTAACGGATGTTACAATGAAAACGTCAAAAGATAATATCTTTGCTATCGGTGATACGACTGAAGGAGAATCACTTGCTATTAAAGCAATCAAGCAAGGTAAAGTTGCTGCAGAAACAATTGCAGGAGAAGCTAGTGAAGTAGATCTTACATTCTTACCGATTGTTGTACATACTGTCCCTCCAATTGCGACAGTAGGCTTAACAGAAAAAGAAGCTAAAGAAGCTGGCTATGAAGTGAAAACTGGTCAATTTGCACTTGGTGGAAACGGCTATGCGATGATTACTGGCGAAAAAGATGGTTTCGTAAAAGTGATCAAAGATAGCAAAACAGATATGTTACTTGGTTTCCATGCAATTGGTGCTGGTGCAGTTGAAATGATTAGTACAGGTACAGTTGCATTAGAAATGGTAGGACGTGATGAGGACTTAACATTCCCATTATATCCTCACCCAAGCTTTAATGAAGCATTTTTAGAAGCAGTTGAAGGATTGTCGGATCAAGCAATCCACAGCCCTCCAGCGAAGAAATAA
- a CDS encoding dihydrolipoamide acetyltransferase family protein: MVEVKLHDIGEGMTEGEIIHYFVKVGDTVKVDQPLVEVQTDKMVAELPSPSAGTIKEIIIPTGETVSVGTTLLIVEAEGSAAAPAPVAASEAPSEEKNKGPVTDTKKVEAPASRSGRVLAAPYTRKIARENGVDIEQVAGTGPAGRVTDEDVQRFINGEQAAPAQEVATEKTATTTAKPSVSAPTAPVTAGEVETIPFRGRRKQIAKKMTQSAFTIPHVTHFEEADLTNLLAFRSELKETGVNISVVSFFIKAIAIALKDFPVFNAKLDEVNEVIKLEKDYNIGLATDTEDGLVVPVLHNVNQKSLKQINDEMKELTKKAIAGELSGNEMKGGTFTISNVGPLGSIGATPIINHPETGIIAFHKTKKMPVVIENDEIAIRSMMTMSMGFDHRVADGATAVAFTNRFVDLIENPKKLLLELV, translated from the coding sequence ATGGTAGAAGTAAAGCTTCATGATATCGGTGAAGGAATGACAGAAGGCGAAATTATCCATTACTTTGTAAAAGTAGGAGATACAGTTAAAGTGGACCAACCACTTGTTGAAGTACAAACAGATAAGATGGTTGCTGAACTTCCGTCACCTTCGGCTGGTACGATAAAAGAAATTATTATCCCTACTGGAGAAACTGTATCAGTAGGAACAACTTTGTTAATTGTTGAAGCAGAAGGTAGTGCTGCAGCACCTGCTCCAGTAGCGGCTTCAGAAGCACCATCAGAGGAGAAGAATAAAGGGCCAGTTACAGATACGAAAAAGGTAGAAGCACCAGCTTCAAGATCAGGTAGAGTTCTTGCTGCACCATATACTCGTAAAATTGCAAGAGAAAATGGTGTAGATATTGAGCAAGTTGCTGGTACAGGCCCAGCAGGACGCGTAACCGATGAGGATGTTCAACGTTTTATTAACGGTGAACAAGCAGCTCCTGCACAAGAAGTAGCAACTGAGAAGACAGCAACAACTACGGCAAAACCATCAGTGTCAGCGCCAACAGCACCTGTAACTGCAGGAGAAGTAGAAACAATTCCGTTCCGTGGAAGAAGAAAACAAATTGCGAAGAAGATGACGCAATCAGCATTTACAATTCCACACGTTACTCACTTTGAAGAAGCTGATTTAACGAACTTACTAGCGTTCAGAAGTGAATTAAAGGAAACTGGCGTAAATATTTCAGTTGTATCATTCTTCATTAAAGCAATTGCTATTGCATTGAAAGACTTCCCAGTATTCAATGCGAAACTAGATGAAGTAAATGAAGTGATTAAGCTAGAGAAGGATTACAATATCGGTTTAGCTACAGATACTGAAGACGGATTAGTTGTACCAGTTCTTCACAATGTAAACCAAAAGTCATTAAAACAAATTAATGATGAAATGAAAGAATTAACGAAGAAGGCAATCGCTGGTGAGTTATCAGGTAATGAAATGAAGGGTGGAACATTTACAATTAGTAATGTTGGACCACTTGGAAGTATTGGAGCAACTCCAATCATTAATCACCCTGAAACTGGAATCATTGCTTTCCATAAAACGAAGAAAATGCCAGTTGTTATCGAGAATGATGAAATTGCGATTCGTTCAATGATGACAATGTCAATGGGCTTTGACCACCGTGTAGCTGACGGAGCAACGGCTGTAGCATTTACAAATCGTTTCGTGGATCTAATCGAAAATCCGAAAAAGCTATTATTGGAGTTGGTATAA